A window of the Synechococcus sp. LTW-R genome harbors these coding sequences:
- the mrdA gene encoding penicillin-binding protein 2 has protein sequence MAIASNPHRSAGLQRQPAILLGLVLLFASAMVLRLGWLQLLHGSENRERADENRIRLLARNPVRGRILDRHGQVLVSSRLIYSLYLQPKDLPQGTWPALRDRLSGLLNIPQKQLEQRKRRGPGKQEYRIELASELTPEQVLRFREQAGDLRGAQVDLDVVRSYPHGSLGAHTLGYTQPITEQEYKVLAKRGYKIRDRIGRIGVEAAYEKHLRGTWGGQMVEVNAMGEIQRVLGDRPSKAGKDLVVTLDLPLQRAAEAALKGKPGGAIVALNPRTGAILALASRPTFDPNFFSKTVTTQREYDALFASPSKPLFSRAMNAYDPGSTWKPVTAFAGMASGKFPPSTKLMTRACITYGGHCFPDHNGAGFGLIGYEDALRFSSNTFYYQIGVGVGSMPLYDAAVKLGFTKPTGIEIGYEESTGLVGNEQWAAKGRTWGKPGTTPWIPEDMASMSIGQSVVQVTPLQLARAYAVFANGGYLITPHLVDRGLDWTAPPRRTKVDIKPSTLATINLGLRKVVQEGTGYAMNQAAELPPVAGKTGTAEDSTGGPDHAWFACFAPYPNGEIVVVAFAQNTPGGGSVHALPMARQVLQVWAQQRSR, from the coding sequence CCTCTTGGGGTTGGTGCTCCTCTTCGCGTCGGCGATGGTGCTGCGCCTCGGTTGGTTGCAGCTTCTGCACGGCAGTGAGAACCGTGAGCGGGCCGACGAGAACCGCATCCGTTTGCTGGCCCGGAATCCCGTGCGCGGGCGGATCCTGGATCGCCATGGCCAGGTCCTGGTCTCCAGTCGTCTGATCTACAGCCTCTATCTGCAACCCAAGGATCTTCCGCAGGGGACCTGGCCCGCCTTGCGGGATCGGCTCAGCGGCCTGTTGAACATCCCCCAGAAACAACTGGAGCAGCGCAAGCGTCGGGGGCCCGGCAAGCAGGAATACCGGATTGAGCTGGCCAGTGAACTGACGCCAGAGCAGGTGCTGCGCTTCCGCGAGCAGGCCGGCGACCTCAGGGGGGCACAGGTTGATCTGGACGTGGTGCGCAGCTATCCCCATGGCTCGCTTGGGGCCCACACCTTGGGCTACACCCAGCCGATCACCGAGCAGGAATACAAGGTTCTGGCGAAGCGGGGCTACAAGATTCGCGACCGCATCGGCCGCATCGGAGTGGAGGCCGCCTACGAGAAACACCTGCGCGGCACCTGGGGCGGCCAGATGGTCGAGGTCAACGCCATGGGTGAGATTCAGCGCGTCCTCGGCGATCGACCGTCCAAGGCCGGCAAAGATCTGGTGGTCACCTTGGACCTGCCGCTGCAGCGGGCAGCTGAGGCCGCCCTCAAGGGCAAGCCGGGGGGCGCCATCGTCGCCCTCAATCCCAGAACGGGGGCGATCCTGGCGCTCGCCAGTCGCCCCACGTTCGATCCCAACTTCTTCTCGAAGACCGTCACCACCCAGCGGGAGTACGACGCCCTATTTGCGTCGCCCTCGAAACCGCTCTTCAGCCGGGCCATGAATGCCTACGACCCCGGCAGCACCTGGAAGCCGGTGACCGCCTTCGCTGGGATGGCCTCCGGCAAGTTCCCGCCCAGCACCAAGTTGATGACCCGCGCTTGCATCACCTATGGCGGGCATTGCTTCCCGGACCACAACGGCGCCGGGTTTGGCTTGATCGGCTACGAGGACGCCCTTCGCTTTTCGAGCAACACCTTCTATTACCAAATTGGCGTTGGGGTGGGCTCGATGCCGCTCTATGACGCCGCCGTGAAGTTGGGCTTCACGAAGCCCACCGGTATCGAGATCGGCTACGAGGAAAGCACCGGTCTGGTGGGCAACGAACAGTGGGCCGCGAAGGGGCGGACCTGGGGAAAGCCCGGCACCACCCCCTGGATCCCCGAGGACATGGCGAGCATGTCCATCGGTCAGTCCGTGGTTCAGGTCACCCCCCTGCAGCTGGCTCGGGCCTATGCCGTCTTTGCCAATGGCGGCTATCTGATCACCCCGCATCTTGTTGATCGCGGTCTGGACTGGACGGCGCCTCCGCGGCGCACCAAGGTGGACATCAAGCCTTCCACGCTGGCCACAATCAACCTTGGTTTGCGCAAGGTGGTCCAAGAGGGCACCGGCTATGCCATGAACCAAGCGGCGGAGTTGCCTCCCGTCGCGGGCAAAACGGGCACGGCCGAGGACAGCACGGGAGGACCGGACCACGCCTGGTTTGCCTGCTTTGCCCCCTATCCGAATGGGGAGATCGTCGTGGTTGCCTTCGCCCAGAACACCCCGGGGGGTGGTTCAGTGCACGCGCTGCCGATGGCCCGTCAGGTGCTGCAGGTTTGGGCTCAACAACGCAGCCGCTAG